A window of the Natronospira proteinivora genome harbors these coding sequences:
- a CDS encoding DUF4168 domain-containing protein, which produces MKMPSLIILIVGIGLMGAPALQAQQAPETQDQAGDIEPLPEESTADEEVSLDIDVSEEDAKRFAQAYEQVNAIRDEYAEKTQGLEDEDAVAEARQEAQSLKLSAVEDTGLNLDEYNAIRSASRADTDIHEKIMSEVAAIRRD; this is translated from the coding sequence ATGAAAATGCCGTCGCTAATTATCCTAATTGTGGGAATCGGCCTGATGGGTGCGCCGGCGCTGCAGGCCCAGCAGGCACCTGAAACTCAGGATCAGGCGGGAGACATTGAACCTCTGCCGGAAGAGTCCACAGCCGATGAAGAAGTAAGCCTGGATATCGACGTATCGGAAGAGGATGCCAAACGTTTCGCCCAAGCTTATGAGCAAGTCAATGCCATTCGGGATGAGTACGCGGAAAAGACCCAAGGCCTGGAAGATGAGGATGCGGTAGCGGAAGCACGACAGGAAGCGCAGAGCCTGAAGCTTTCCGCCGTTGAAGACACCGGCTTGAATCTTGATGAGTACAATGCAATCCGCAGCGCTTCCCGCGCTGACACGGATATTCACGAAAAGATCATGTCCGAAGTGGCCGCAATACGTCGGGACTAA
- a CDS encoding ankyrin repeat domain-containing protein yields the protein MSPQEETVIQAIKDQDVNQLADLMAANPGLADTRTAAGVSALMLAMYTGQRRLARLIADQRSGLDIFEAASLGLLSHLERSLEMDPEAGHHISADGMNALHFAARFDQPTVVALLLARGTPPDMISENPLAFTPLHAAVAGASLESAEELLDAGAMVDRRQGDGLTPLMAAAATGQIEMVALLGDHGADPELRAPNGLRPAELAVDNGFDEIADIL from the coding sequence ATGAGTCCACAAGAAGAGACCGTCATACAGGCCATCAAGGATCAGGACGTCAACCAGCTGGCCGATCTGATGGCCGCCAACCCCGGCCTGGCCGATACCCGAACCGCAGCCGGTGTCAGCGCCCTCATGCTTGCCATGTATACCGGCCAACGACGGCTGGCCCGACTAATCGCCGACCAGCGCAGTGGCCTGGATATCTTCGAGGCAGCATCCCTGGGGCTGCTAAGCCATCTGGAACGCAGCCTGGAAATGGATCCAGAAGCCGGACATCACATCAGTGCCGACGGCATGAATGCACTGCACTTCGCCGCTCGCTTTGACCAACCCACGGTGGTGGCCCTGCTCTTGGCACGGGGCACGCCGCCTGACATGATCTCCGAAAACCCCCTGGCCTTCACTCCACTTCATGCGGCCGTAGCAGGCGCCAGCCTGGAAAGCGCAGAAGAATTGCTGGATGCGGGCGCCATGGTGGATCGCCGCCAGGGAGATGGTCTGACACCGTTGATGGCGGCCGCCGCCACTGGCCAAATCGAGATGGTTGCCTTGCTGGGTGATCATGGTGCCGATCCCGAGTTGCGAGCCCCAAATGGATTGCGTCCCGCCGAGTTGGCTGTGGACAATGGATTCGACGAGATCGCCGATATTCTCTGA
- a CDS encoding DUF4168 domain-containing protein, which produces MKLNKTILTLALTALLASPLALAQQGQQQQAQPMPQEQEAPEVSDEQIASFVDAYVAVNDVREEYTARLQEAEDQEEAQALQMEANDAMTAAIEDSGLSVEEYQNVAMAVSADSDVREQVTQMLEERGVL; this is translated from the coding sequence ATGAAACTGAACAAGACCATTCTTACCCTGGCCCTGACCGCTCTGCTGGCAAGCCCGCTGGCCCTGGCCCAACAAGGCCAACAGCAGCAGGCCCAGCCCATGCCGCAGGAACAGGAAGCACCCGAGGTGAGCGATGAGCAAATCGCCAGCTTCGTGGATGCCTATGTGGCCGTGAACGATGTGCGGGAAGAGTACACCGCGCGTCTGCAGGAAGCCGAAGACCAGGAAGAAGCCCAGGCCCTGCAGATGGAAGCCAATGACGCCATGACTGCCGCCATCGAGGACAGTGGCCTGAGCGTTGAGGAATATCAGAATGTGGCCATGGCCGTCAGTGCCGACTCTGATGTGCGTGAGCAGGTCACACAGATGCTGGAAGAACGCGGCGTCCTTTAA
- a CDS encoding sensor histidine kinase produces MGRLSRLSLHLRLSLRVRLLLGIVLPLLVAVLLTMTAVLATIEQRAEQRMQQDIELIAHAIQLPVSYSMERDRRGSVHQALESVFQLDQVYGAYVYDSDGEQIAAVGAVRPRHEPDIVQDVTLTGEDEAGQYEEIDGRDVYSHYVALTDDATGQIIGWLQVTRRASDFEEHRQEVQRQMLAGLLAGTVVVLLLVMVGHHRAVGRYLGPLSGIMSRIEKGERGVRADVDGPRELSMLARSLNTMLDAIERAEQEIQERRNTQLELEERLRHSEKLAAIGRLAAGIAHELGAPLSVVDGRARRLLKAESESLSLKEQGNLKDIRHEVQRMSHIVRQLLDFGRASSRERRPIDSASLVDSSVEQVRELAEARAVSLQLDGERPGPTLEVDRIRIEQVLVNLLRNGIQAEGVSRLKVQWQAEDEGVCFTVEDDGRGIDPEDMPRLFEPFFTTKSVGEGTGLGLAVVHGIVNEHHGWIRAEDSELGGACFRLCLPVRIEREEER; encoded by the coding sequence ATGGGCCGCTTATCCCGCCTGAGTCTTCACCTCCGCCTCAGTCTCCGTGTTCGTCTTCTGTTGGGGATTGTGCTGCCCTTGTTGGTGGCGGTTTTGCTCACCATGACGGCGGTGCTCGCAACCATTGAGCAGCGGGCCGAGCAGCGGATGCAGCAGGATATTGAACTGATCGCTCATGCGATCCAGCTTCCGGTGAGTTACAGCATGGAGCGGGATCGTCGTGGTTCCGTCCACCAGGCACTGGAATCGGTATTTCAGCTGGATCAGGTCTACGGGGCCTATGTCTACGATTCGGACGGGGAGCAGATTGCCGCTGTCGGGGCGGTCAGGCCTCGCCATGAGCCGGATATTGTTCAGGATGTCACCCTGACCGGTGAAGATGAGGCCGGCCAGTATGAGGAGATTGATGGCCGGGATGTTTATTCCCATTACGTCGCGCTGACGGATGACGCGACCGGCCAGATTATCGGCTGGTTACAGGTGACGCGACGGGCCAGTGATTTCGAGGAGCATCGCCAGGAAGTCCAGCGTCAAATGCTGGCGGGCCTGTTGGCGGGGACGGTGGTGGTGTTGCTTCTGGTCATGGTCGGTCATCACCGGGCGGTGGGCCGTTATCTGGGGCCGCTTTCCGGCATCATGTCCCGCATTGAGAAGGGTGAGCGGGGCGTTCGGGCGGATGTGGATGGCCCGCGGGAATTGTCCATGCTCGCCCGTTCCCTGAATACCATGCTGGATGCCATTGAGCGGGCGGAGCAGGAGATTCAGGAGCGCCGCAATACTCAGCTGGAACTGGAAGAGCGTCTGCGGCATTCGGAGAAGCTGGCAGCCATCGGCCGCCTGGCAGCCGGTATCGCCCATGAGCTGGGGGCCCCCCTGTCGGTGGTGGACGGGCGCGCACGACGGTTGCTGAAAGCGGAATCGGAATCCCTGAGCCTGAAGGAGCAGGGCAACCTGAAGGATATTCGTCATGAAGTTCAGCGCATGAGCCATATTGTGCGCCAATTGCTGGATTTTGGCCGTGCTTCCAGTCGAGAGCGGCGCCCTATTGATTCCGCTTCCTTGGTAGATTCCTCCGTGGAACAGGTTCGCGAATTGGCTGAAGCGCGGGCAGTGAGTCTGCAGTTGGATGGTGAAAGACCGGGGCCCACTCTGGAAGTGGATCGCATTCGTATTGAACAGGTTTTGGTGAATCTGCTGCGGAACGGGATTCAGGCAGAAGGGGTCAGCCGGCTGAAAGTACAGTGGCAGGCAGAAGACGAGGGGGTCTGCTTTACAGTGGAAGATGATGGCCGGGGAATTGATCCCGAGGATATGCCACGCTTGTTCGAGCCCTTCTTTACTACCAAATCCGTAGGTGAGGGAACCGGTCTGGGATTGGCCGTGGTCCACGGCATTGTCAATGAACATCATGGCTGGATTCGGGCGGAGGACAGTGAACTCGGCGGCGCCTGTTTCCGTCTCTGCTTACCGGTACGAATCGAGCGGGAGGAAGAACGATGA
- a CDS encoding sigma-54-dependent transcriptional regulator, translated as MKKHQERILLVEDDPSLSRLIVEELEEGGWEVRAVDTAEKAVPLLEQWDPALVLSDLRLPGANGMSLLEEAQSMSLPPAFVILTAFGSIEQAVEALKAGADEFLTKPIDVDHLLLTVKRVLDNHRLRSEVQQFREVFSGDDFHGMVGESREMHRLYDEIRSVAVASGPVLVIGESGTGKELVARAIHEESERRDGPFLAVNCAGIPADLLESEFFGHTAGAFTGAVKRHEGIFSQSDGGTLLLDEIGEMPMNLQAKLLRVLQEGVIRPVGGESDISVDVRIVAATNRNLEELVADGGFREDLFYRMETFALNVPPLRDRGMDLEMLAARFMRRFSLQQGREVEGFSSEAMAALKRHPFPGNVRELQNAVERAVTFCHGDTIQVEHLPTRIRNYREDETSTHAGGVRTGLLEKLTEGQALPSLEELEGRYIRHVLEQVDGNKRQAASILGVSRQTLYRKLPS; from the coding sequence ATGAAAAAGCATCAGGAGCGTATTCTGCTGGTGGAAGACGACCCTTCCCTGTCCCGGCTTATTGTGGAAGAGCTGGAAGAGGGGGGTTGGGAAGTCCGGGCTGTGGATACGGCGGAGAAGGCAGTGCCCTTGCTTGAGCAGTGGGACCCGGCCCTGGTGTTGAGTGATCTGCGTCTTCCGGGGGCCAATGGCATGAGTCTGCTTGAGGAAGCCCAGTCCATGTCTCTGCCACCGGCATTTGTGATTCTCACCGCCTTTGGCAGCATTGAACAGGCCGTGGAAGCCCTCAAGGCCGGTGCCGACGAGTTCCTCACCAAGCCCATTGATGTGGACCACCTGCTACTTACGGTCAAGCGGGTATTGGACAATCATCGTCTGCGCTCCGAGGTCCAGCAGTTCCGGGAAGTGTTCAGTGGTGATGATTTCCACGGCATGGTGGGGGAAAGCCGGGAAATGCATCGTCTATATGACGAGATTCGTAGTGTGGCGGTGGCCAGTGGTCCGGTGCTGGTGATTGGTGAGAGCGGTACTGGCAAGGAGCTGGTGGCCCGGGCCATCCACGAGGAAAGCGAACGCCGGGACGGACCTTTCCTGGCGGTCAACTGTGCCGGTATTCCGGCGGACTTGCTGGAAAGCGAATTTTTCGGCCACACCGCGGGGGCTTTCACCGGGGCGGTAAAACGCCATGAAGGGATTTTTTCCCAGTCCGATGGGGGCACACTGCTACTGGATGAGATCGGCGAGATGCCCATGAACCTGCAGGCCAAGCTGCTTCGGGTTTTGCAGGAAGGGGTGATCCGTCCGGTGGGCGGAGAATCGGACATCTCGGTGGATGTGCGTATCGTGGCGGCCACCAACCGCAATCTGGAAGAGCTGGTGGCGGATGGCGGTTTCCGCGAGGATCTTTTTTATCGCATGGAAACCTTTGCCTTGAATGTACCCCCTTTGCGGGACCGGGGAATGGATCTGGAAATGCTGGCCGCCCGCTTCATGCGTCGCTTCAGCTTGCAGCAAGGCCGGGAGGTGGAAGGCTTTTCCAGTGAAGCCATGGCGGCCCTGAAGCGCCATCCCTTCCCCGGCAATGTCCGGGAGCTGCAGAATGCGGTGGAAAGGGCCGTGACTTTCTGCCACGGCGACACCATTCAGGTGGAGCACCTGCCCACCCGCATTCGCAATTATCGGGAGGACGAGACCAGTACCCATGCGGGCGGTGTTCGTACCGGCCTGCTGGAAAAGCTCACCGAAGGCCAGGCCCTGCCCAGTCTGGAAGAACTGGAGGGACGCTATATTCGCCATGTACTTGAGCAAGTGGATGGCAACAAGCGCCAAGCTGCCAGCATTCTGGGGGTCAGCCGTCAGACCCTTTATCGCAAACTGCCTTCCTGA
- the lexA gene encoding transcriptional repressor LexA has translation MDDLTLRQAEVLELIRQVIENTGRPPTRAEISEHLGFSSANAAETHLRALARKGAIELVAGSSRGIRLVELEEPGLPVVGRVAAGTPILAEEHVETRYRMDPEVFQPRAHYLLQVKGMSMKDVGIFEGDLVAVHRATDVRNGQIVVARLDDEVTVKRFKQRGKQIWLLPENEEFEPIDVDLETQTLVLEGVVVGVIRNGRIQ, from the coding sequence ATGGATGACTTGACACTACGCCAGGCCGAAGTGCTTGAGCTAATTCGGCAAGTGATTGAAAACACAGGTCGCCCGCCCACCCGGGCCGAGATTTCCGAGCATCTGGGCTTCAGCTCGGCCAATGCCGCCGAGACCCATTTGCGGGCCCTGGCTCGCAAGGGTGCCATCGAGCTGGTGGCCGGCTCCTCCCGGGGGATTCGCCTGGTGGAGCTGGAAGAACCAGGCCTGCCGGTGGTGGGGCGGGTTGCCGCCGGTACTCCCATTCTGGCGGAAGAGCATGTGGAAACCCGTTACCGGATGGACCCGGAAGTATTTCAGCCGCGTGCCCATTACCTGCTACAGGTCAAGGGCATGAGCATGAAGGATGTGGGTATCTTCGAGGGTGATCTAGTGGCCGTGCATCGTGCCACTGATGTACGCAATGGGCAGATCGTGGTGGCGCGCCTGGACGACGAAGTCACCGTAAAGCGCTTCAAGCAGCGGGGTAAACAGATCTGGTTGCTGCCCGAAAATGAGGAATTCGAGCCCATCGACGTGGATCTGGAAACCCAGACCCTGGTGCTGGAAGGGGTCGTGGTTGGTGTCATCCGCAACGGCCGAATTCAATGA
- the imuA gene encoding translesion DNA synthesis-associated protein ImuA codes for MFRPRRADQSAGPVLSTGFAALDQVLPSGGWPRGVLVELLAEQWGMGELRLIMPALASLSARGRWLVWVSPPYLPYAPALSAQAINPGHCLLTRPDHREERVWVAEQSLKSGACGAVLAWDCPMSDRHVRRLQLASEASDALAFIFRPVSAARQRSPAALRLQLAPEPAGLRLTLLKVRGGQAGRVSLPLD; via the coding sequence GTGTTTCGGCCGCGGCGGGCGGATCAGTCGGCCGGTCCGGTGTTGTCCACCGGATTCGCGGCGCTGGACCAGGTCCTGCCAAGCGGTGGCTGGCCGCGAGGCGTGCTGGTGGAATTGCTGGCCGAACAATGGGGCATGGGGGAATTGCGTCTGATCATGCCTGCGCTGGCTTCACTGTCGGCCCGGGGGCGCTGGCTGGTATGGGTGTCACCGCCCTATCTGCCCTATGCACCGGCCCTGTCTGCCCAGGCGATCAATCCGGGCCATTGCCTGTTGACCCGGCCTGATCATCGGGAAGAACGGGTCTGGGTGGCGGAGCAATCGCTCAAATCCGGGGCTTGCGGAGCCGTGCTGGCCTGGGATTGTCCCATGAGTGACCGCCATGTCCGGCGTCTGCAGCTGGCCTCGGAAGCCAGCGATGCGCTGGCTTTCATCTTTCGGCCTGTCAGTGCTGCCCGTCAGCGTTCACCGGCCGCGTTGCGCTTGCAATTGGCGCCGGAACCGGCGGGTCTGCGGCTTACCCTGCTGAAGGTGAGAGGCGGCCAGGCAGGTCGTGTCAGCCTACCTCTGGATTGA
- a CDS encoding Y-family DNA polymerase → MTLPLFPELHASSTQPATSRQPHLKALAPARPTVRKRHPVLWLCLRFPGWSLQALSGERDVPLVVLEGEGGMARVLTMNHIAARAGVLPGMRLSAALSRLDRSCLLHRSDEREQACLANAAEAAMAFTDRVSLLPGEGLLLEVRGSLRLFGGLEPLLAAVSRSMQGLGLVFRHAVAPTPLAAQYLARAAPATVVEDRSALAAVLGRLPLGCLVLDARTQAQLQGIGCRRLADVLRLPRDGLMRRFGPELSGLLDRALGRQPDPRPCWRGQLRFYAEQELPSETDRIPTLIRHCRPLLVRFCHFLRRHDSQVACLTLYGRTESGPALSLRLALLDSPRTADHLAELLAIRLESQRLEAPIREIELESSPLYRYQGRSRGLFPEAGDAGREGELLNRLRARLGTSRVYALTGRPCHDPAHSWQICEPGEKGPDYRRSDRPLWLLPRPRPISDLSAYRPLAGPERIETGWWESRDICRDYYRAIGRDGGEAWIFRDRRNRCWYLHGLFG, encoded by the coding sequence ATGACCCTGCCCCTGTTTCCGGAACTGCATGCCTCTTCGACCCAGCCGGCCACCTCGCGGCAACCTCATCTTAAGGCCCTGGCGCCTGCGCGTCCGACTGTACGAAAGCGTCATCCGGTGCTCTGGCTGTGTCTGCGTTTTCCCGGGTGGTCCCTGCAAGCGTTGAGTGGTGAGCGGGATGTCCCCCTTGTGGTGCTGGAGGGGGAAGGCGGCATGGCCCGGGTGCTGACTATGAACCATATTGCGGCCAGGGCGGGGGTGTTGCCCGGGATGCGGCTTTCCGCAGCCCTGTCCCGCCTGGACCGGTCCTGTCTGTTGCACCGGTCTGATGAACGGGAACAGGCTTGCCTGGCAAACGCGGCGGAGGCGGCCATGGCCTTCACCGACCGGGTGAGTCTGCTTCCTGGGGAAGGGCTCCTGCTGGAAGTGCGGGGCAGTCTGCGATTGTTTGGGGGATTGGAACCATTGCTGGCGGCGGTGAGCCGGAGCATGCAGGGATTGGGGCTGGTGTTTCGTCATGCCGTGGCCCCCACGCCCCTGGCGGCCCAATACCTGGCCCGGGCTGCACCGGCGACGGTGGTGGAAGACAGGTCGGCGTTGGCTGCTGTGCTGGGCCGTTTGCCCTTGGGCTGCCTGGTCCTGGATGCCCGGACGCAGGCGCAATTGCAGGGAATCGGCTGCCGACGTTTGGCGGATGTGCTGCGTCTGCCCCGGGATGGATTGATGCGTCGTTTTGGTCCCGAATTGAGCGGCTTGCTGGATCGGGCCCTGGGGCGTCAGCCGGATCCGCGGCCTTGCTGGCGGGGACAGCTGCGGTTTTATGCGGAGCAGGAATTGCCATCGGAAACCGACCGGATTCCCACGCTGATCCGTCATTGCCGGCCCCTGCTGGTCCGGTTTTGTCATTTTTTGCGTCGACATGACAGCCAGGTGGCTTGCTTGACCCTGTATGGCCGAACGGAAAGCGGGCCGGCGCTTAGTCTGCGTCTTGCTTTACTGGACAGCCCCCGCACAGCGGATCATTTGGCCGAATTGCTGGCCATTCGTCTGGAATCACAGCGTCTTGAGGCCCCCATCCGGGAGATTGAACTTGAGAGCAGCCCCCTGTATCGCTATCAGGGCAGAAGCCGGGGCCTGTTTCCTGAAGCGGGTGATGCGGGTCGGGAAGGGGAGTTGCTCAATCGTCTGCGCGCCCGTCTGGGGACGTCCCGGGTTTATGCGCTCACCGGCCGGCCCTGCCATGACCCGGCCCATAGCTGGCAGATCTGTGAGCCGGGGGAGAAAGGGCCGGATTATCGGCGTTCGGATCGCCCTCTCTGGTTACTGCCCCGGCCCCGGCCCATTAGCGATCTGTCGGCCTATCGGCCGCTAGCCGGCCCGGAGCGGATCGAGACCGGCTGGTGGGAGAGCCGGGACATTTGCCGGGACTACTATCGGGCCATTGGCCGGGACGGGGGCGAGGCCTGGATATTCCGAGACCGCAGAAACCGATGCTGGTATCTTCACGGCCTGTTTGGCTGA
- a CDS encoding FxsA family protein, which yields MPFLLLLFFGVPLVELYILIQVGQSIGALSTILLCILTAVAGATLIRMQGLSTLMRARRNLDQGMAPAMEMLEGVALAIAGGLLLTPGFATDVLGFFMLIPALRRLAIKRALSRMQVQYGPAWQQQHPGHDRAGRRTLEGDYERRD from the coding sequence TTGCCCTTTCTCCTGCTGCTGTTCTTCGGCGTCCCACTGGTGGAACTCTATATTCTGATCCAGGTGGGTCAGTCCATTGGCGCCCTGTCCACTATTCTGCTCTGTATTCTCACTGCGGTTGCGGGGGCCACCCTGATCCGCATGCAGGGGTTGTCCACCCTGATGCGGGCCCGGCGCAATCTGGATCAGGGCATGGCCCCGGCCATGGAAATGCTGGAGGGCGTGGCCCTGGCCATTGCCGGGGGCCTGCTGCTGACCCCGGGCTTTGCCACCGACGTGCTGGGCTTTTTCATGCTGATCCCCGCCCTGCGTCGTCTGGCCATCAAGCGGGCCCTCTCCCGCATGCAGGTCCAGTACGGGCCCGCCTGGCAACAACAGCACCCGGGCCACGACCGGGCGGGACGCCGAACCCTGGAAGGGGATTACGAACGCCGGGACTGA
- a CDS encoding GIY-YIG nuclease family protein — translation MESAWYLYLLDCDGRLYTGVSTDVARRLREHRQGRSRAARFTRGAGQIELVYQVALHNRSEALRAEARLRRLRRASKQAVIEAELDREALLDRLNMRAGI, via the coding sequence ATGGAAAGTGCCTGGTATCTTTACCTGCTGGATTGTGATGGCCGTCTCTATACTGGCGTGAGCACGGATGTAGCGCGCCGTCTGCGTGAACATCGTCAGGGCCGTTCCCGGGCTGCCCGTTTTACCCGCGGTGCAGGGCAGATCGAGCTGGTTTATCAGGTGGCATTGCACAACCGCAGCGAGGCCTTGCGCGCCGAGGCCCGCTTGCGTCGCTTGCGGCGGGCGAGCAAGCAGGCCGTGATTGAGGCAGAGCTGGACAGGGAGGCCTTGCTGGATCGTTTGAATATGAGGGCTGGGATTTAG